TATTCCTCCCTTCTTCCTAACCTTGGGGCAGTTGGATGGGTTACCTTATCCTTGTTTTTGGTGGGGGTTGACCCTGCCATGGTGGGATTGCATTGACATTGGAGCCAGTACCGGGGTAGGGAAACAAATTTTTGTGCCCTGGCCCCAATACCCATAATTGTCAGAGTCTGATAGGATTTAGCAAAGTATTAAAATTTGTAAAGAAAATTAAAATGCGAGTTTTGGTGGTAGGCGGCACAGGAACCCTCGGCAGGCAAATTGTTCGGCAGGCGATCGACCAAGGTCACACCGTTGTTTGTCTGGTTCGTAGCCTAAGAAAGGCAGCTTTTCTTAAAGAGTGGGGCGCCACCATCGTGGGGGGAAATATTTGTAAGCCGGAAACTCTGTCCCCAGCCCTGGAAAATATTGACGCAGTGATTGACGCTTCCACCGCCAGGGCCACCGACTCCCTCACCATTCGCCAGGTGGACTGGGAAGGCAAGCTTAATTTAATTCGAGCAGTGCAGAAAGCGGGTATCAAAAAGTTTGTCTTTTTCTCCATTTTGCGGGCGGCCGAATATCCCAAAGTGCCCCTGATGGACATCAAAAATTGTACCGAGAAATTTTTAGCCCAAACGAATTTGGACTACACCATTCTGCAACTGGCGGGTTTCATGCAGGGGTTAATTGGTCAGTACGCTATTCCCATTTTGGATAATCAATCGGTTTGGCAAACCGGCGAGAATACCCCGATCGCCTACATGAACACCCAAGACGTGGCTAAGTTTGCAGTGCGGGCGGTGGAATTGGACAGTGTGGCCCGTAAAACCTATCCAGTGGTGGGCAGTCGGGCTTGGGGGGCAACGGAAATTATTCAACTTTGTGAAAGAATGTCTGGCAATAATGCCCGTATTTCCCAGGTGCCCATGGCGGTGCTCAGATTTATGCGGAGCTTTACTCGCTTTTTCCAGTGGACCTATAACGCCTCCGATCGCCTAGCGTTTTCGGAAGTGCTGGCCAGTGGTAAAGCTTTAACGGCGGACATGGCTCCGGTGTACGAACAATTTGGCCTTGATCCGAAGGAAACCACCACCCTAGAATCCTACCTACAGGAATACTTTGGGCGCATCATCAAGAAGCTCAAAGAACTGGACTATGAGGTTAACCCGACCCAAACCGAAGGCAAAAAGAAGAAAAATAATTTCTTTTTCTAGTTTGACTAGTTTGATTGACAATTTGATACTTTTAGATAATCTCGTTTTCTATTCGATTTTTCCGCTCCCTGTTCCCTGACTCCCTAGGATCTCGCCCCTGTGCCAAAAGTCGGCATCATTTTCAACGACGATAAGCCCACCGCCTGTAGCGTTGCCCAAGAATTGCAGGAGCAACTGCAACAGAGTGGGTTTACAGTGGCGATGGAAACCGGATCCGGTGGCCTGTTGGGCTATTCCCAGCCCGATCGCCCCATTTGCCATACCCGCATTGAACATCTGACTCCGCCCCATTTTGATGAGTCCATGCCCTTTGCCATTGTTCTGGGGGGAGACGGCACAGTACTATCAGCTTTTCGTCAGTTGGCCCCCCTCGGCATCCCCCTGTTGACCATTAACACAGGGCACATGGGTTTTTTAACGGAAATTTACCTCAACCAACTACCCACGGCGATCGAGCAGTTAATCAACGGTGATTACCAAATTGAAAGCCGCTCCATGATGACAGTGCGGTTAATGCGGGAGGAAAACCTTTTATGGGAAGCGCTCTCCCTGAACGAAATGGTATTGCACCGGGAACCCCTCACCAGCATGTGCCATTTTGAAATTCAGGTAGGCTACCATGCTTCTGTGGACATTGCCGCCGATGGCATTATTGTTTCCACTCCTACGGGTTCCACGGCCTATTCCCTTAGCGCTGGAGGCCCAGTGGTTACCCCCGATGTACCAGTGTTTCAGTTAGCGCCCATTTGCCCCCATTCCCTGGCTTCCCGAGCGTTAGTATTTTCCGACCTAGAACCGGTGACCATTTTTCCCGCTACTCCCAACCGCATGGTGTTGGTGGTGGATGGCAATGGCGGTTGTTATGTGTTGCCAGAAGACCGGGTGCATTTATCAAAATCTCCCTATCCTGCCAAGTTTATTCGCCTGCAAACGCCAGAGTTTTTCCGGATTCTGCGGGAGAAATTGGGCTGGGGGCTGCCCCACATTGCTAAACCAACATCGGTGGAGTTGCCATGAATTTACCCTGCTATTCCCGCCGCCATTTTCTCCAGTCCGCCGCCGCTGTCGGCCTTGCCACGGGTCTAGGAGGCTGTTGGCCTGGCCAGGGCAGTAGCAAAGAAGTGCAGTTTTTGAACCGTTCCCTGCCGCCCCAGTTAATTAACCAATTTCAGCGGCAGTTTCCCCAAGCTAAGGAATTAAATTTCAAGGCGATCGCCAATCTGCAGAGTTTGTTCGACAATTTACAAACCTGGCACAATGCCCAAAATGCAGATACTTCCAAGGGACTGTGGGGCAGTGGATCGAGGGCAAATCAGACCCCAAAAGCCCAGTTGGTCACCGGGGGAGATTTATGGTTGGAACGGGTAATCAAAGAAAAGCTCATTCAACCCTTTGTCCCCGACCAATTGAGCCAATGGTCTAGTCTGCCTCCACGGTGGCAATTGTTGGGGCAACGCAATGACCAAGGCTTACCGGATCAAAGCGGCAAAATTTGGGCTGTTCCCTACCGTTGGGGGCCCACCATGATTATTTATCGCCAACAACCATTTGCTGATTTAGGTTGGCAACCGACCGATTGGTCTGACCTCTGGCGGCCAGAGTTAAAGCAACGCATTGCTCTGGTGGATGATCCCAGGGAGGCGATCGGTTTGACTCTGAAAAAGCTGGGTTATTCCTACAATGTCACCAACCCCAAAGCTGTTAATGCCCTACCTTCCGCTTTGCAAGAATTGGCGACCCAAGTGAAGTTTTACAACAGTAAATATTATCTCCAAGCTCTACTCAATAAAGATGTATGGTTAGCAGTGGGCTGGTCAAACCAAATTATTCCTCTGCTGAGAAATCAGTCAGAACTCAGGGCGGTTATTCCTAGTTCCGGTACATCCCTCTGGGCTGATCTCTGGACTATGCCCGCTGAGATGGAGGCGGCTGAAATTACCTATGAATGGTTAAATTTTTCCGCCCAGCCTTCCAGTCTAGAGCAGATGGCAACTTTCAGTAATGCCCTGGCGGTGCCCTATCAAAACCTGGAGGTTTCCGCCCTGAGCACTAACCCTTTATTGGCTTTTTCACCGGAGTTACTGGAGCGTTGTGAATTTCTCGCGCCCCTGGACATTGCCACCGTCAACCAATATAAGCAACTCTGGCAAACCATGCGGAGTGCTTAGACGATGATCAATGATAGGTTAATGAATTCAAAATAAGCTGGTGACGGGATTTGAACCTGCGACCGACTGATTACAAATCAGTTGCTCTACCACTGAGCTACACCAGCATCTCTGATACAGAATAGCAGAAGATTAACCCAGAGGGTCTGGCTAATTTTTGTCCCCGAAAAACTTTTTTAACGATCCGTAAAACCTAGTAAAACCATGCCTACTTTAATTGTCGCCACGGGTAACCCCGGTAAATTAGCCGAGATGCAAACTTACTTAGAGCCCCTTGGTTGTCAATTAACCCTTAAGCCAACGGAAATTGAGGTGGAGGAAACCGGCAGTACATTCTATGAAAATGCTTGCTTAAAAGCTTCCCAGGTAGCAAAGGCCGTGAATCAATGGGCGATCGCCGATGATTCTGGTTTGGCAGTGGATGCTTTGGATGGGGCACCGGGTTTATATTCCGCCCGTTATGGCAACACCGACAGGGAAAGAATTGCCAAATTGCTCCAGGCTCTAGAAGGGGTAAGCCAAAGACAAGCTCAATTCATTTGCGTGGTGTCGATCGCCGCCCCCGATGGCAGTATTCAACTGAGTACTAAAGGCATCTGTTCAGGGGAAATTACCCATAGCCCAAGAGGCGATCAGGGTTTTGGCTATGACCCAATTTTTTGGCTCCCGGAGCACAAAAAAACCTTTGCAGAAATGACAAAGGTAGAAAAACAGAAAGTGAGCCACCGGGGAAAAGCGTTTAACAAACTCATCCACCAGTGGCCTGGGTTGAAATTTGACAGCTTTTGATGGCAGTGACAGGAAAGTGTCTGGGGCCAAGAGAACAAAACCGAGACTTGTCTCAATCTGCCCAACATTAACGGCAACCGGAAAGCTAATCTCAAAAAGATTAAATAGCTTCGGTATCCTTTTCCCCTGTCCGAATCCGTACCACCGAATCCACCGGGCTGATGAAGATTTTACCGTCACCGATTTCCCCGGTGCGGGCCGCCGATACCAACTTGTCAACAACCATGTCAACCTGTCCTTCGTCGACGACAATCTCAATTTTGAGTTTTTGGAGAAACTCAACAGTGTATTCAGAGCCACGGTAACGCTCTGTTTGACCTTTTTGACGGCCAAAGCCCCTAACTTCAGAAACCGTCATACCAACGATCCCTGCATTAACCAGCGCAATTTTGACTTCGTCTAGTTTAAAGGGGCGAATAATCGCTTCTACTTTTTTCAAACCTGGTACTCCTCGTGCAATGATCTGGTTGTTGTCTTATTTATAAGGCTAGCCAGACACTTTTAACATGTTCTCCAAAAGTTTTTTTGTAAAAATCAGTACCGTTTGGCAGCGCCCATGGCCGGAGATGAGGCATTTTAGTGACAATTGCAAGTACAAAATCCCTGCTCTTTCGTCCGAAGAATCCGTTACCCTAGAGGAGTGAACGGCACTATGTTTAACTGACAGGCTTGAATCTACCCTGGATTTGGTGAACCCTTGACCAGGGAGTCCTAGCCGGAATATCGAAAAACTTTTCCTCTATGCTTAAGATGCTCAAGAATTTACCTCTACCCAAAAATATTACCTGGCGATCGGTCTGGATGCGGGGCACTTCAGTGGTAATTATTTTTGTCCTGGCCTTTACCCTAGTTTTTACCCCCACCTTTGAAGCTGAAGCTCGCCGGAGTGGTGGCCGCATTGGTGGTGGCTCCTTCCGAGCCCCTAGTGCCCCCAGTCGTAGTTACAGCGGTCCTAGTGGTGGCTCCTATCGTTCCGGTGGAACCTATGGTGGTGGTGGCTTTGGTTTTCCCTTCATCATTCCTTTTTTTGGCTTTGGTGGGGGATTCGGCGGCATCTTTGGCATTTTAGTGATGATTGCGATCGCCAACGTAGTTATCAATGCCATCCGTAATGGTGGTGGCAGCAGTGGTGAAGGGGGCGGTGGCCTGGCGGCCAGCAGCGATCCCCAAGTGGGCATTGCCCAAATTCAGGTGGGGTTACTGGCCAGTGCCAAGGAATTGAAAAAAGAACTGGATGAATTGGCCCTGTCTGCTGATACTGGCACTGCCAATGGTCGTTCCCTAGTGCTCCAGGAAGCTACTTTAGCTCTGCTCCGCCATCCTGAATATTGGGTTTATGGATCTAGTCAGAGTGACAAGGTGCGCTTGAGTGCTGCTGAGGCTGCCTTTAATCAATTAGCTCTCACCGAACGGAGTAAGTTTACCGACGAAACCCTGAGCAACTTTAACAATCAGCTACGTCAAGGGGGAAGGGCAACCGCCATTGGTGGAGATAGTCCCGATGCAGTTCCCGATGGTGCGGGAGAATATATTCTGGTGACCATTATTGCCGCAGCCTTGGGCAATTTGAACTTGCCGGCAGTGAATGATTCCAGTCAGTTAAAACAATCCTTGCAAACTTTGGGCGGTATTAGTAGCGATCGCCTGTTGGCCATTGAGGTGCTCTGGACGCCCCAAGAAGAAGGGGATACCCTCACCAGCAACGACATTATCAGCGAATATCCAGAACTCAGGCTGGTGTAGTGGTGGGAGCGATTCCTTGCCCATAGCCAAAAAATACATATTTGAGTGAGCCTGGGGAACTTTGCCTGGGCTTTCTTTTTTGGGCAAAATTTATCCAGAATATGCCGGGGAAAACTTTTTGCCTCTGGGGGAATGGGTCTAATGCCATAATTTTCGGGGCAAGGGAGCAAGGGCAATTTCCAACAGGCGCCCGGCAAAAAAGGTAATAATCAGAGCAGTTACCCCGCCGTCCATGGCTTGGTGGCCATAGTTTTCCCCGTAGCTTGTAACCATGATTCCCTTTGCTTCCCAAACCTCCTCCCTCGTCAGTCACCCCGAACTTTCTGCCCTAGAACTGGCCCAGGCCCTAGCGGAAAGATTGGCGATCGCCCCCCAGGATTGGCATCGTTTAAAGGGTAATCGTCAAGCCCAGGCCGGACAAGAATTGGCAGCGGCATTGGTGTATCTACTCAAAGATAATCCCCAGGAAGCCTTAACCCATGTGCAACAGGCAGAAGGTTGGTTAGACCGCAGTTTGAGTGCGCCTCCCTGTCCGACCCACGGCAATCGGTCTCAAAAAGCCTAGGTTTTTCCAGAATAATTTTAGTGCTGCAAAATTGCTAGGGCGTCCAACTGAGCCCTTAACTGGGCAACTTTGGCCACATCCTTATCCGCCGGGCCCTGTTCCACGCCACTGGAAAGGTCAATGCCGTCAGGCTGGAGTAAATTTAAGGCTTCTTGAACATTGCTAGGAGTTAATCCCCCCGCCAACCACCAGGGCAGGGGCGGCCGAAACTGCTGTAGCTTTTGCCAGGGTAGGGTTTGCCCAGTACCTCCCAATTGTTCTGGATGGTAAGCGTCGAGCAGGAGGACATCCACGGCATTGTAATAGGCTTCAGCCCGTTCTAAATCTGCCGATCGCCGGAGTCGGAGAGCTTTGATCAATCGGTGTTGGGGAAATGCTTGTTTAACCTGGCGGCAAAAGTCGGGGCTTTCATCGCCGTGGAGTTGGATACCGTTCAGACTAGTTTGGGCTAAAAATTCCCCCAGTTTAGGGAGGGAAACATTGGCAAATACTCCGATCGCCGATCGCTTGTTATGGGCAGTTAAGCTTTGCAAAACCAGTTCAATTTCCCTGGAGCTGACGTAACGGGAAGAAGCTTCCACACAAATAAATCCCAGGGTGGTGAATCCCAAAGCGGCGATCGCCTGGGCTTGGGCAGGATGGCGTAAACCGCAAATTTTTACCTCCATGGCCATAGGGCAAATTTCCTGGGGATTTTAGGTTGAATAGTGAATAAACAGATGGAAATGTTCTAAATTTTAGGAAAATTGTTGAAATAGGCTCAACAATCGCAAATTAATCGTTAATTACGGGTTTACGAACCAAACTCCAAATGTCTCGCAGTTGTATCTTTAACTGCTCCCGCTGGTTGATTAAATAAATACTCACCAACGTAAAAGCAACCCCTAACCACTGCAGAGAGCTAAGTTGTTCCTCCAAAATCAAGTTACTAAAGCTGAGGGCAAAAATGGGCGTTAAAAAAGTCAGGGAACTCAAGCTAGTCAAATTGCCCTTAGATGCAAGGTAGAAAAAAATGCCGTAGGCAATGGCACTGCCAAACACTGTTGCATAGGCGAGATTGCCCCAACCCCAGAGGTCAATGTTCTGCCAAGGTTCAGAATCTTGCACCAAGGCGATCGCCAACAGGGGCAAACCACCAATGATCATATGCCACCCCGTAGCTACCACCGGGTCCACCCGACGACTAACAAAGGGAATCAGCACTGTGCCCACCGCCATGGAGAGGGACGCCAACAACATCCACAGTTCCCCGCTACTACCGAGGGCGGAACCACTCCAATTAATGCTTAAACCCTGGAGATGCCAAAGCTGATAAAACCATTCATCCGGCAGCCCAATTAGGCTAATGCCTCCCACCCCTAGTAAGAGTCCCAGCCAGCCAATGCCGCCAATTACTTCTTTAAATAACCAACTGGAAAGTAATGCCACGGCGATCGGTTGGGAATCAATAATCACTGAGCCCAAGCCTGCCCCTGTGCGCTCCAACCCCTGGGCTAAAAATCCTTGAAAAAGAGTACCGTCCACCAGGGCAAATAAAATAATCCAGCCCCAGCCCTGCCAATTCTGGGGTTGGGGACGTTTCTGTCCCATGGCCCAGAGCAAGACTAAGATTCCGGCTGGTATGAGGCGCACCGTTGCCACAAAAAAAGGCGTGGTATCTGCCAGAACCCCCTTCATGGCCACCATGGCCGTTCCCCAAAGGAAAAAAGGCGCAATTAGGGTTAACCCAGAACGGATGTTGGTATTTGTTTTTGATTCAATTTGCATTGGCGGGGGGGTAATGGAGCAGGTATGGCCATCCTCCCATTGTATGTATAGTTTTGTTACAAAGCTATGGCCAAGGCAATAGTTGATATCACCATGGCAATATTTGCCAAATTTAGGGTCAATGGTAACATAGAACTATTACGCAACTGGCGCCTTTCATTACTTTCTTGAAACTCTCGAATAATTTATAGCAAAAAGGGGCAGACCTATGCCCCGATGTATTATATGCGATTAACCAATCTCCGTTTGGGGCGTTTCCATTGTCGAGTCATTCCCCTTGCCCCATTGTTTAGTAATGGCCGCCGTGAGCAGATGGGACAACAGACCAATGGGCCCAGCGAATAAACATAAAATGAGGGAATGTACCGTCCAAACCCCAGTTTCTCGCCCCTGCCAATAAATCCAGCGACCCACAAACAAATCCATCACCAGATAGTGGACCCAACCCACAGCCATAATTTTTTCGTCAGCAAAAGCTTGGGCAATAACGGACAACTCCGGACTGGCCAACGCCGCCGCCGATTCGGACCCCAAGGAACCGATAAATAAAAATAGATAAACCGCAGCTAAAATGGCGATGGGGAGCAGGGACTTCATCACTTTTTCCGTCCATTGCCACCGTGGCAGTAGAATCATCAAGCCCCAAAACGGCAACACAAACACATTGCTGAGATTAAAAAGTAGTTCAGTAGCCATTTTCAATAACAGTTGCTTACCAACAACTCGACAGAACAATTTAGAGTATAAAAGAATTTACAGAATCATGCCGAGTAGGCAGTCCCTTAAAGTAACAGGTAAGTGTTTATTAAGTTCTGTCGCTAAGGAAAAATTCAACCATTTGAGTAAGCTATGCTACAAGATATTGTTGCTGTTAACCCTCTCAAAAACTACAAGCTTTATTTACGCTTTGAAGATAATCAAGATGGAATAGTTGATATTCAAAAACAAATTGAATTTACAGGTGTATTTGAGCCACTTAAAGACCTTGAATATTTTGCTCAAGTCAAAATCAATCCGGAACTTGGAACTATTCAATGACCCAATGGAGCCGATTTAGACCCCGATGTGCTGTATGAAGTAATTACCCGATCGCCGTCTCCAAGCCCCCTAAATCTTGAAGTTTAAGGAAGGGGAAAAAGACTTTTAACTAAACCTAAACCAGCTTATGATTAAGCCATGGAAAAGCTTACCATCACTCGACCCGACGACTGGCACCTGCATCTACGGGATGGAGCGGCCCTGAAAGCAGTTCTACCCCACACTGTCCGTCAATTTGCTAGGGCGATCGTCATGCCCAATTTGAAGCCTCCGGTGCGTTCCGTGGCTGATGCCGCCGCCTATCGGGAAAGGATTCTCGCCGCCATACCTGCGGGAGGCCAGTTTGAACCGCTGATGACCCTTTATCTAACGGATAATACTAATCCCGAAGAAATTATTGCGGCCAAAGCATCCCAGTTTGTTAAAGCAGTAAAATACTATCCCGCTGGAGCCACCACCAATTCTGACTTTGGCGTCACGGATATCCATCGATGTGATGCAGTGTTGGCAGCCATGGAACAGGTGGACTTGCCCCTATTACTCCACGGCGAAGTAACGGACAGTAATATTGATATTTTCGACCGAGAAAAAGTATTCATTGAAAAATATTTAATTCCTCTCAGGGAAAAATTTCCCCGGCTGCGGGTAGTGCTGGAACATATTACTACTTCAGATGCAGTGCAATTTGTTTTATCTGCTAATAATATTGCAGCCACTATTACGCCCCAACATTTACTATTTAGTCGCAACGCTTTATTCAAAGGTGGCATTTGTCCCCACTTTTATTGCCTGCCAATTCTGAAGCGGGAAGAACATCGTTTATCATTGCTACACGCGGCCACATCTGGTAATCCTAAATTTTTTCTCGGCACTGATAGTGCTCCCCACGCTCGCAATAGTAAAGAGAGTTTATGTGGCTGTGCTGGTTGCTATTCTGCCCTCCATGCTATGGAGCTATATGCCGAAGCTTTTGAAAGTGTTAATTCCCTGGATAAGCTAGAAGCCTTTGCTAGCTTTTATGGCCCAGATTTTTACCAATTGCCCCGTAATACAGCACAAATTACGTTGATGAAAAACCCTTGGCGTATTCCTGCTGAATTACCTTTCCCTGAATCTGGATTGGTGCCTCTGCGGGCCGGCGAGGAAATAACTTGGCAAATGGTGTGATCCAAACGGGTAAAGTGGAGTGAAAATTATTAATAGTAATTACATGAATTTGCTTTTTATTGAGTCACAATCATGACATACTTTGCCAGCGACTTTCAAGACTTAGATAACTCTGGAAACATTGAAAACTTTATCCGTTGTCTGGAATTGCAACAGTCACTGGACTTGTATAAATATTACAAACAAAAAACGTTTGAGAAAATGCAGTTAAAGCCCGGTGATTCAGTGCTGGAAGTGGGATGTGGCACTGGCAATGATGCCCTTTTATTGGCTAATTATGTAGGGGAAACGGGTAAAGTTACAGCGGTGGATCGTAGTCAATTTATGCTTGACCAGGCAAGAGAGCGGGCAAAAAATTCCACCACTAAGTTTGAATTTGTTTTAGCTGATGCAGAGCAATTACCTTTTCCCGGTGCTAATTTCACTGCGGCTAGGGTTGACCGCACTCTGCAACACATTGCCCAGCCCCAAAAGGCGATCGCCGAAATGGCCAGGGTTGTACAATCTAATGGTTGGGTAGTGGCCTTTGAGCCGGACTGGGAAACGTTGGTCATCGATTCTGACCAGCGGGGCGTAACCCGTGCAATTACCAATTTTTGGTGTGATAACTTTCCTTCTGGCTGGGTGGGTCGCTATCTGTTTAAATACTTCCGGCAGGCGGGGCTAACTGATATTGCCGTTGACCCCATTACCATTTGCCTGACTGAGTTTGAATTAGCTGATAAAATTTTGGACCTATCTCGGACGGTGGAAAAAATTAGCGAACAGGGAACAATCAGCCAAAATGATCTTACCCTTTGGTTCAAGGCGATTGACCAAAATGATCAAGCGGGAGAATTTTTCTGCGCTTTTACGGCATTTTTAGTTAGGGGCAGAAAGCCTTAGTTAGTTATTAGTATTAAAAATTAAAACTCCTGTATTTACCCGATTATTTGGCGGTGATGATTAACCATTAAGTAATATTACTAAGAATGATCATTTTCCCAACTGCTATGACTTGAAAATTAGTGGTTTTCACTGTTGTTTCGCTATAATGACGGAGAGCAAAGAGGAAATCGGCGGAATAGTAACGTAATATCTCAGTATTGAGCAGTCAAGCCAAATAAAAGCCATTGGTTTTGCCTATCTTCCCAGCAATTAATCGAACTTATGACTATCAATTTGGCCGATCGCCTGTCTGCGCTCACCACAGATTCAGCAGGAACGACCCATGTTGTGTGGGTGGAAAATACCAGTCTTTGGCACGCTGTCTATGATCCGAACTCCGCCATGTGGGTT
The genomic region above belongs to Synechocystis sp. PCC 6803 substr. PCC-P and contains:
- a CDS encoding NAD(+) kinase; protein product: MPKVGIIFNDDKPTACSVAQELQEQLQQSGFTVAMETGSGGLLGYSQPDRPICHTRIEHLTPPHFDESMPFAIVLGGDGTVLSAFRQLAPLGIPLLTINTGHMGFLTEIYLNQLPTAIEQLINGDYQIESRSMMTVRLMREENLLWEALSLNEMVLHREPLTSMCHFEIQVGYHASVDIAADGIIVSTPTGSTAYSLSAGGPVVTPDVPVFQLAPICPHSLASRALVFSDLEPVTIFPATPNRMVLVVDGNGGCYVLPEDRVHLSKSPYPAKFIRLQTPEFFRILREKLGWGLPHIAKPTSVELP
- a CDS encoding DMT family transporter, with amino-acid sequence MQIESKTNTNIRSGLTLIAPFFLWGTAMVAMKGVLADTTPFFVATVRLIPAGILVLLWAMGQKRPQPQNWQGWGWIILFALVDGTLFQGFLAQGLERTGAGLGSVIIDSQPIAVALLSSWLFKEVIGGIGWLGLLLGVGGISLIGLPDEWFYQLWHLQGLSINWSGSALGSSGELWMLLASLSMAVGTVLIPFVSRRVDPVVATGWHMIIGGLPLLAIALVQDSEPWQNIDLWGWGNLAYATVFGSAIAYGIFFYLASKGNLTSLSSLTFLTPIFALSFSNLILEEQLSSLQWLGVAFTLVSIYLINQREQLKIQLRDIWSLVRKPVIND
- a CDS encoding P-II family nitrogen regulator — encoded protein: MKKVEAIIRPFKLDEVKIALVNAGIVGMTVSEVRGFGRQKGQTERYRGSEYTVEFLQKLKIEIVVDEGQVDMVVDKLVSAARTGEIGDGKIFISPVDSVVRIRTGEKDTEAI
- the rdgB gene encoding RdgB/HAM1 family non-canonical purine NTP pyrophosphatase, whose protein sequence is MPTLIVATGNPGKLAEMQTYLEPLGCQLTLKPTEIEVEETGSTFYENACLKASQVAKAVNQWAIADDSGLAVDALDGAPGLYSARYGNTDRERIAKLLQALEGVSQRQAQFICVVSIAAPDGSIQLSTKGICSGEITHSPRGDQGFGYDPIFWLPEHKKTFAEMTKVEKQKVSHRGKAFNKLIHQWPGLKFDSF
- a CDS encoding phosphoribosylanthranilate isomerase, which translates into the protein MAMEVKICGLRHPAQAQAIAALGFTTLGFICVEASSRYVSSREIELVLQSLTAHNKRSAIGVFANVSLPKLGEFLAQTSLNGIQLHGDESPDFCRQVKQAFPQHRLIKALRLRRSADLERAEAYYNAVDVLLLDAYHPEQLGGTGQTLPWQKLQQFRPPLPWWLAGGLTPSNVQEALNLLQPDGIDLSSGVEQGPADKDVAKVAQLRAQLDALAILQH
- a CDS encoding NAD(P)H-binding protein, coding for MRVLVVGGTGTLGRQIVRQAIDQGHTVVCLVRSLRKAAFLKEWGATIVGGNICKPETLSPALENIDAVIDASTARATDSLTIRQVDWEGKLNLIRAVQKAGIKKFVFFSILRAAEYPKVPLMDIKNCTEKFLAQTNLDYTILQLAGFMQGLIGQYAIPILDNQSVWQTGENTPIAYMNTQDVAKFAVRAVELDSVARKTYPVVGSRAWGATEIIQLCERMSGNNARISQVPMAVLRFMRSFTRFFQWTYNASDRLAFSEVLASGKALTADMAPVYEQFGLDPKETTTLESYLQEYFGRIIKKLKELDYEVNPTQTEGKKKKNNFFF
- a CDS encoding DUF6439 family protein, encoding MIPFASQTSSLVSHPELSALELAQALAERLAIAPQDWHRLKGNRQAQAGQELAAALVYLLKDNPQEALTHVQQAEGWLDRSLSAPPCPTHGNRSQKA
- a CDS encoding extracellular solute-binding protein, whose protein sequence is MNLPCYSRRHFLQSAAAVGLATGLGGCWPGQGSSKEVQFLNRSLPPQLINQFQRQFPQAKELNFKAIANLQSLFDNLQTWHNAQNADTSKGLWGSGSRANQTPKAQLVTGGDLWLERVIKEKLIQPFVPDQLSQWSSLPPRWQLLGQRNDQGLPDQSGKIWAVPYRWGPTMIIYRQQPFADLGWQPTDWSDLWRPELKQRIALVDDPREAIGLTLKKLGYSYNVTNPKAVNALPSALQELATQVKFYNSKYYLQALLNKDVWLAVGWSNQIIPLLRNQSELRAVIPSSGTSLWADLWTMPAEMEAAEITYEWLNFSAQPSSLEQMATFSNALAVPYQNLEVSALSTNPLLAFSPELLERCEFLAPLDIATVNQYKQLWQTMRSA
- a CDS encoding DUF1517 domain-containing protein is translated as MLKMLKNLPLPKNITWRSVWMRGTSVVIIFVLAFTLVFTPTFEAEARRSGGRIGGGSFRAPSAPSRSYSGPSGGSYRSGGTYGGGGFGFPFIIPFFGFGGGFGGIFGILVMIAIANVVINAIRNGGGSSGEGGGGLAASSDPQVGIAQIQVGLLASAKELKKELDELALSADTGTANGRSLVLQEATLALLRHPEYWVYGSSQSDKVRLSAAEAAFNQLALTERSKFTDETLSNFNNQLRQGGRATAIGGDSPDAVPDGAGEYILVTIIAAALGNLNLPAVNDSSQLKQSLQTLGGISSDRLLAIEVLWTPQEEGDTLTSNDIISEYPELRLV
- a CDS encoding DUF2442 domain-containing protein, coding for MLQDIVAVNPLKNYKLYLRFEDNQDGIVDIQKQIEFTGVFEPLKDLEYFAQVKINPELGTIQ
- a CDS encoding ABA4-like family protein, with product MATELLFNLSNVFVLPFWGLMILLPRWQWTEKVMKSLLPIAILAAVYLFLFIGSLGSESAAALASPELSVIAQAFADEKIMAVGWVHYLVMDLFVGRWIYWQGRETGVWTVHSLILCLFAGPIGLLSHLLTAAITKQWGKGNDSTMETPQTEIG
- the pyrC gene encoding dihydroorotase, whose protein sequence is MEKLTITRPDDWHLHLRDGAALKAVLPHTVRQFARAIVMPNLKPPVRSVADAAAYRERILAAIPAGGQFEPLMTLYLTDNTNPEEIIAAKASQFVKAVKYYPAGATTNSDFGVTDIHRCDAVLAAMEQVDLPLLLHGEVTDSNIDIFDREKVFIEKYLIPLREKFPRLRVVLEHITTSDAVQFVLSANNIAATITPQHLLFSRNALFKGGICPHFYCLPILKREEHRLSLLHAATSGNPKFFLGTDSAPHARNSKESLCGCAGCYSALHAMELYAEAFESVNSLDKLEAFASFYGPDFYQLPRNTAQITLMKNPWRIPAELPFPESGLVPLRAGEEITWQMV
- a CDS encoding class I SAM-dependent methyltransferase, whose amino-acid sequence is MTYFASDFQDLDNSGNIENFIRCLELQQSLDLYKYYKQKTFEKMQLKPGDSVLEVGCGTGNDALLLANYVGETGKVTAVDRSQFMLDQARERAKNSTTKFEFVLADAEQLPFPGANFTAARVDRTLQHIAQPQKAIAEMARVVQSNGWVVAFEPDWETLVIDSDQRGVTRAITNFWCDNFPSGWVGRYLFKYFRQAGLTDIAVDPITICLTEFELADKILDLSRTVEKISEQGTISQNDLTLWFKAIDQNDQAGEFFCAFTAFLVRGRKP